From Vagococcus jeotgali, one genomic window encodes:
- a CDS encoding glycine C-acetyltransferase, translated as MSPSLETFLDEGLANLKEKGLYSTIDVVEGSNGAIIEVDGEEKINLASNNYLGFATNLELIEAANLATEEYGVGAGAVRTINGTLAIHRELEEKIAKFKGTEAAIAFQSGFNCNMGAISAVMNKDDAILSDELNHASIIDGCRLSRAKIIRVKHSDMKDLEEKAKEAVESGLYNKVMYITDGVFSMDGDIAKMPEIMEIAEKYNLMVYVDDAHGSGVLGGGAGTVKEFGLSDKVDFQMGTLSKAIGVVGGYVAGSQKLIDWLKSQSRPFLFSTSLTPGAAGAVIKAIDLMENDPSYVEKLWDNANYFKEELQRIGYNIGDSQTPITPVILGDEKLAQEFSKKLIENGIYVKPIVFPTVPLGTGRVRNMPTAAHTKEMLDQAVRVYEKVGKEMGII; from the coding sequence ATGAGTCCAAGTTTAGAAACATTTTTAGATGAAGGATTAGCTAATTTAAAAGAAAAAGGGTTATATTCAACCATTGATGTAGTTGAAGGGTCAAATGGTGCTATTATTGAAGTCGACGGGGAAGAAAAAATTAATTTAGCCTCAAATAACTATCTAGGATTTGCAACGAACCTAGAATTAATTGAAGCAGCTAACTTGGCGACAGAAGAATATGGCGTTGGAGCTGGTGCTGTGAGAACAATTAATGGAACACTTGCGATCCACCGTGAATTAGAAGAAAAAATTGCTAAATTTAAAGGAACTGAGGCAGCTATTGCCTTCCAATCAGGGTTTAACTGTAATATGGGAGCCATCTCAGCTGTTATGAATAAAGATGATGCTATTCTTTCAGATGAGTTAAATCATGCTTCAATCATTGATGGTTGTCGTTTGTCACGCGCTAAAATTATTCGTGTGAAGCATTCTGATATGAAAGATCTAGAAGAAAAGGCAAAAGAAGCTGTTGAGAGTGGTTTATATAACAAAGTGATGTATATCACTGACGGTGTTTTTTCAATGGACGGGGATATTGCTAAAATGCCAGAAATTATGGAGATTGCTGAAAAATATAATTTAATGGTTTATGTGGATGATGCTCATGGTTCTGGTGTGCTTGGTGGTGGCGCTGGAACAGTTAAGGAATTTGGGTTATCAGACAAAGTTGATTTTCAAATGGGAACGTTATCTAAAGCAATTGGTGTTGTAGGAGGATATGTAGCTGGCTCACAAAAATTAATCGACTGGTTAAAATCACAGTCACGACCGTTTTTATTTTCTACATCACTAACACCAGGGGCTGCAGGAGCTGTGATTAAAGCCATTGATTTGATGGAAAATGATCCTAGTTATGTGGAAAAATTATGGGATAATGCGAATTATTTTAAAGAAGAATTACAACGAATTGGTTATAACATAGGAGATTCACAAACTCCAATTACCCCAGTTATTTTAGGCGATGAAAAATTAGCCCAAGAATTCTCTAAAAAATTAATTGAAAATGGTATTTATGTCAAACCAATCGTTTTTCCTACTGTACCACTTGGAACAGGACGTGTAAGAAATATGCCAACAGCAGCTCACACTAAAGAGATGCTTGACCAGGCTGTTAGGGTTTATGAAAAAGTTGGAAAAGAAATGGGTATTATTTAA
- the lpdA gene encoding dihydrolipoyl dehydrogenase has product MVVGDFAVELDTVVIGSGPGGYVAAIRAAQMGQKVAIIEREYIGGVCLNVGCIPSKALISAGHKFQEAKHSEIFGVAADNVTLDFSKTQDWKNNTVVSKLTGGVEGLLKKNKVEIIRGEAFFVDEHTLRVIDEDAAQTYSFNHAIVATGSRPIEIKGFKFGGRVLDSTGGLNLAEVPKKLVIVGGGVIGAELGGAYANLGAEVTILEGSPQILPTFEKDMVKLVEKEFDKKGIKVVTNAMAKEAVDNGDNVTVTYEVDGKEEKIEADYVMVTVGRRPNTDELGLEILDVEMTDRGLVKVDEQGRTNVKSIFAIGDITPGAALAHKASYEAKIAAEAISGKPVAIDYIGMPAVAFTDPELATVGMTLAEAKEAGLDVKASKFSLAGNGRALSLDQTDGFIRLVTTKDDNVIVGGQVAGISASDIIAEIGLAVEAGMNAEDIALTIHSHPSLSEAVMDTAELALGMPIHM; this is encoded by the coding sequence ATGGTAGTAGGAGATTTCGCAGTAGAATTAGATACAGTTGTCATTGGATCAGGACCTGGTGGCTATGTTGCTGCTATTCGTGCCGCTCAAATGGGACAAAAAGTAGCTATTATTGAACGTGAATACATCGGAGGCGTTTGTTTAAACGTTGGATGTATTCCTTCAAAAGCACTGATTAGTGCAGGACATAAATTCCAAGAAGCAAAACATTCAGAAATTTTTGGTGTGGCAGCAGATAACGTCACTCTTGATTTTTCTAAAACTCAAGACTGGAAAAACAACACAGTTGTTAGCAAGTTAACAGGTGGAGTGGAAGGCTTACTTAAAAAGAACAAAGTTGAAATTATCCGCGGGGAAGCATTCTTTGTAGATGAACATACTTTACGTGTAATTGATGAAGATGCTGCTCAAACGTATTCATTTAATCATGCCATTGTAGCAACTGGTTCTCGCCCAATTGAAATCAAAGGATTTAAATTTGGTGGACGTGTTCTTGATTCAACAGGTGGATTGAACCTAGCTGAAGTTCCTAAAAAATTAGTTATCGTAGGTGGCGGGGTCATTGGTGCTGAATTAGGTGGTGCTTATGCTAACCTTGGAGCTGAGGTAACGATTTTAGAAGGTTCTCCACAAATTTTACCAACTTTTGAAAAAGATATGGTGAAATTAGTTGAAAAAGAATTTGATAAAAAAGGTATTAAAGTTGTTACTAATGCAATGGCTAAAGAAGCTGTTGATAATGGTGATAATGTTACAGTTACTTATGAAGTAGACGGTAAAGAAGAAAAAATCGAAGCTGACTATGTTATGGTGACTGTTGGTCGTCGTCCAAATACTGATGAATTAGGTTTAGAAATTTTAGATGTTGAGATGACTGATCGTGGATTAGTTAAAGTAGATGAACAAGGACGCACTAATGTGAAAAGTATTTTCGCTATTGGTGACATTACTCCTGGAGCTGCTCTTGCTCATAAAGCAAGTTATGAAGCTAAAATTGCTGCTGAAGCAATCTCTGGTAAACCAGTGGCTATTGACTACATCGGTATGCCAGCTGTGGCATTTACTGATCCAGAACTTGCAACAGTTGGTATGACTCTAGCTGAAGCAAAAGAAGCTGGATTAGATGTAAAAGCATCTAAATTTTCATTAGCAGGAAATGGCCGTGCCCTATCTTTAGACCAAACTGACGGATTTATCCGTTTAGTAACAACTAAAGATGACAACGTGATTGTTGGTGGACAAGTAGCAGGAATTAGTGCAAGTGATATTATTGCTGAAATTGGACTAGCTGTAGAAGCTGGTATGAATGCAGAAGATATCGCTCTAACAATTCACTCTCATCCATCACTTTCAGAAGCGGTTATGGATACAGCAGAATTAGCATTAGGTATGCCAATTCATATGTAG
- a CDS encoding dihydrolipoyllysine-residue acetyltransferase codes for MAFKFKLPDIGEGIAEGEIVKWFVKEGDTINEDDTLLEVQNDKSVEEIPSPVTGKVLSVVVPEGSVANVGDVLVEIDAPGHESDDTPAKVEAAVETASAPTSTGGVFQFKLPDIGEGIAEGEIVKWFAAVGETINEDDTLLEVQNDKSVEEIPSPVTGKVVNILVSEGTVANVGDVLVEIDAPGHNDAMSAATSVSTPAATSAPVVPVSTTPTGTPGKRVLAMPSVRQHAREKGVDITLVTPTGKGGRVVREDIDNFGSETVVETQSASVEAAPVKETSATPKDAKAAVAFVGAPELEVREKMTPTRKAIAKAMVNSKHTAPHVTLHDDVEVSKLWDHRKKFKDIAAARDTKLTFLPYVVKALTATMKEFPTLNASIDDTTDEIVYKNYYNIGIATDTDHGLYVPNVKQANTKSMFDIADEINEKAALAIEGKLTAADMRGGTVTISNIGSVGGGWFTPVINYPEVAILGVGTITQQPVVNAEGELSVGRMMKLSLSFDHRIVDGATAQKAMNNIKRLLADPELLLMEG; via the coding sequence ATGGCTTTTAAATTTAAATTACCAGATATTGGTGAAGGTATTGCAGAAGGCGAAATCGTAAAATGGTTCGTTAAAGAAGGCGATACAATTAATGAAGATGATACATTATTAGAAGTACAAAACGATAAATCAGTAGAAGAAATTCCTTCTCCGGTAACAGGAAAAGTATTATCAGTAGTTGTTCCAGAAGGATCTGTAGCAAATGTTGGTGATGTGTTAGTAGAAATTGATGCACCAGGACATGAGTCAGATGATACTCCTGCAAAAGTTGAAGCAGCAGTAGAAACTGCATCAGCACCAACAAGTACAGGTGGCGTATTCCAATTCAAATTACCAGATATTGGTGAGGGAATTGCAGAAGGCGAAATCGTAAAATGGTTTGCAGCTGTAGGTGAAACAATTAATGAAGATGATACATTACTTGAAGTACAAAATGATAAATCAGTAGAAGAAATTCCTTCTCCAGTAACAGGAAAAGTGGTTAACATTTTAGTATCTGAAGGTACTGTAGCAAACGTTGGTGATGTATTAGTAGAAATCGATGCACCAGGACACAATGATGCAATGTCAGCTGCGACTTCTGTATCTACACCTGCCGCAACTTCTGCACCAGTAGTGCCAGTATCGACAACACCAACTGGAACACCAGGAAAACGTGTTTTAGCTATGCCTTCAGTACGTCAACATGCACGTGAAAAAGGTGTGGATATCACATTAGTAACACCAACTGGTAAAGGTGGACGTGTTGTTCGTGAAGATATTGATAACTTTGGTTCAGAAACTGTAGTGGAAACTCAAAGTGCAAGTGTTGAAGCAGCACCAGTTAAAGAAACATCAGCTACTCCAAAAGATGCTAAAGCAGCAGTAGCATTTGTTGGTGCTCCTGAATTAGAAGTAAGAGAAAAAATGACACCAACGCGTAAAGCAATTGCTAAAGCAATGGTAAATAGTAAACACACAGCACCTCATGTGACATTACATGATGACGTTGAAGTATCTAAATTATGGGATCACCGTAAGAAATTCAAAGATATTGCAGCAGCTAGAGATACTAAATTAACATTCTTACCATATGTTGTTAAAGCACTAACTGCAACAATGAAAGAATTCCCAACATTAAATGCATCTATTGATGATACAACAGATGAAATTGTATACAAAAACTACTACAATATCGGCATTGCAACTGATACTGATCATGGTTTATATGTACCAAACGTGAAACAAGCTAACACTAAGAGCATGTTTGATATTGCCGATGAGATTAACGAAAAAGCAGCATTAGCTATCGAAGGTAAGTTAACAGCAGCTGATATGCGTGGTGGAACAGTAACAATTAGTAATATTGGTTCAGTTGGTGGCGGTTGGTTTACACCAGTTATCAACTACCCAGAAGTTGCTATTTTAGGTGTTGGTACAATTACTCAACAACCAGTCGTTAACGCTGAAGGTGAATTATCAGTAGGACGTATGATGAAATTATCATTAAGTTTTGACCACCGTATTGTTGATGGTGCAACTGCTCAAAAAGCAATGAATAACATCAAACGTTTATTAGCAGACCCAGAATTATTATTAATGGAAGGTTAA
- a CDS encoding alpha-ketoacid dehydrogenase subunit beta, translating into MAQKTMIQAITDALALELEANPDVLIFGEDVGNNGGVFRATEGLQEKFGKDRVFDTPLAESGIGGLAFGLALENFRPVAEIQFFGFVFEVMDEIVAQMARTRFRMSGTRTMPITIRAPFGGGVHTPELHADNLEGLIAQSPGIRVVIPSNPYDAKGLLISAIRDNDPVVFLEHMKLYRSFREEVPEEAYTVPLDKAAITREGTDVSVITYGAMVREAIKAAEALEKDGISVEIIDLRTVAPLDIETIIATVEKTGRVVVVQEAQKQAGVAAQVVSEISERAVLSLEAPIGRVSAPDTIYPFGQAEGSWLPNASDIEAKVREIYEF; encoded by the coding sequence ATGGCACAAAAAACAATGATCCAAGCAATCACAGATGCACTAGCTTTAGAACTTGAAGCAAATCCAGATGTATTAATCTTTGGGGAAGACGTAGGTAATAATGGTGGGGTTTTCCGTGCCACTGAAGGCCTACAAGAAAAATTTGGTAAAGACCGTGTATTTGATACACCACTTGCAGAGTCTGGTATTGGTGGTTTAGCCTTTGGTTTAGCCTTAGAAAACTTCCGTCCAGTTGCTGAGATCCAATTCTTTGGTTTCGTTTTTGAAGTGATGGATGAAATCGTAGCACAAATGGCCCGTACTCGTTTCCGTATGAGTGGTACTCGTACTATGCCAATTACAATTCGCGCACCATTTGGTGGTGGTGTTCATACACCAGAATTACATGCTGATAACTTAGAAGGTTTGATTGCTCAATCTCCTGGTATCCGTGTTGTTATTCCAAGTAACCCATATGATGCTAAAGGATTATTAATTTCAGCAATTCGTGATAATGACCCAGTTGTCTTCTTAGAGCATATGAAATTATACCGCTCATTCCGTGAAGAAGTTCCAGAAGAAGCTTACACAGTTCCTTTAGATAAAGCTGCTATCACACGTGAGGGAACTGATGTATCAGTTATTACTTACGGTGCTATGGTTCGTGAAGCTATTAAAGCTGCTGAAGCTTTAGAAAAAGATGGTATTTCAGTAGAAATCATCGACCTTAGAACAGTTGCACCACTTGATATTGAAACAATTATTGCAACAGTTGAAAAAACTGGTCGTGTTGTTGTTGTTCAAGAAGCTCAAAAACAAGCAGGTGTTGCTGCTCAAGTTGTATCAGAAATCTCAGAAAGAGCCGTTCTTTCACTAGAAGCTCCAATTGGTCGCGTTTCAGCACCAGATACAATCTATCCATTTGGACAAGCAGAAGGTTCATGGTTACCAAATGCCTCTGATATTGAAGCAAAAGTAAGAGAAATTTACGAATTTTAA
- the pdhA gene encoding pyruvate dehydrogenase (acetyl-transferring) E1 component subunit alpha, whose protein sequence is MAKKKLNPLDFEALLADINADFPTIQALDKDGKVVNEEYMPDLSDDEMVELMTRMVWARVLDQRSTALNRQGRLGFYAPTAGQEASQLASQFAMEKEDVLLPGYRDVPQLIQHGLPLKDAFLWSRGHAAGSAYADDLQAIPPQIIIGAQYVQAAGVALGLKKRNKPNVAFTYTGDGGSSQGDFYEGINFAGAYKANAVFFIQNNGYAISTPREVQTAAKTLAQKGVAAGIPSVQVDGMDPLAVYKVTKAARDWAVAGNGPVLIETLTFRYGPHTLSGDDPTRYRSKETEGEWVEKDPLTRFRKYLTAKGLWSEAKEEEIIEATKEEIKTAIKEADAAPKQKVSEFLGNMFEVKPQSIQEQIDIFKAKESK, encoded by the coding sequence ATGGCGAAGAAAAAATTAAACCCACTTGATTTTGAAGCATTATTAGCAGATATCAATGCAGATTTTCCAACAATTCAAGCCTTAGATAAGGATGGTAAAGTAGTAAACGAGGAGTATATGCCAGATTTATCAGATGACGAAATGGTTGAACTTATGACAAGAATGGTATGGGCAAGAGTATTAGATCAACGCTCAACTGCTTTAAACCGTCAAGGTCGTTTAGGATTTTACGCTCCAACAGCTGGACAAGAAGCTAGTCAATTAGCTAGTCAATTTGCAATGGAAAAAGAAGATGTGTTATTACCAGGTTACCGTGATGTGCCACAATTGATCCAACATGGTTTACCACTTAAAGATGCTTTCCTATGGTCAAGAGGACATGCAGCAGGTAGTGCTTATGCAGATGATCTACAAGCTATCCCACCACAAATTATTATTGGTGCTCAGTACGTTCAAGCAGCAGGTGTTGCTCTTGGTCTTAAAAAACGTAATAAACCAAACGTAGCCTTTACATATACAGGTGATGGTGGTTCTTCACAAGGGGACTTCTATGAAGGAATTAACTTTGCAGGAGCTTACAAAGCAAACGCAGTATTCTTTATCCAAAACAACGGCTATGCTATTTCTACACCACGTGAAGTTCAAACGGCAGCTAAAACATTAGCTCAAAAAGGTGTGGCAGCAGGAATCCCAAGTGTTCAAGTTGATGGTATGGACCCACTTGCAGTATACAAAGTAACTAAAGCAGCACGTGATTGGGCAGTAGCAGGAAATGGACCTGTTTTAATTGAAACATTGACATTCCGTTATGGACCACATACTTTATCAGGTGATGATCCAACAAGATACCGTTCTAAAGAAACAGAAGGTGAGTGGGTAGAAAAAGACCCATTAACTCGTTTCCGTAAATACTTAACAGCTAAGGGATTATGGTCTGAAGCTAAAGAAGAAGAAATTATTGAAGCGACTAAAGAAGAAATTAAAACAGCTATTAAAGAAGCAGATGCTGCACCAAAACAAAAAGTATCAGAATTCTTAGGAAACATGTTTGAAGTTAAACCACAATCAATTCAAGAACAAATTGATATTTTCAAAGCAAAGGAGTCGAAATAA
- the mgtA gene encoding magnesium-translocating P-type ATPase codes for MVKKEETNVNKSDDLKHLSTLTDRELMMDLRTSPEGLSSEDAKMRLEEFGENKVAVQKPKPWYVVFIKSFMDPFTYVLAGLLVVSALTKDYEAVVVMGLMILISAIIRFTQDYKAQKESMSLQDLVKHTSAVKRDGEVKERPMEDIVPGDIVYLSAGDMIPADSVLIWTKDLFVNQSSLTGESMPVEKLEAGKMKQPDDDAHSAIDLHNLVFMGTDVLSGQGEAIILKTGQDTFFGDIAKSASMSREMTSFDKDLNRISKLLLKMVTILFPIVFLINGISKGDWTQAFFFSIAVAVGLTPEMLPMIVTSNLAKGSQSLAKKKVIVKELNAIQNLGSMTVLCTDKTGTITEDRVVLVEHVNPFGDDNQKVLDMAFLNSNYQTGWKNLMDHAIINFYETHPEKMNTHHIEKIDEIPFDFSRRRLTVALNDDGHQIMVTKGAVEEMAEVCSYVEINDEIVPLTDELMEQMAQVNKEMNERGMRVITVAYKRDVHSDATYTVADESNMILVGFVGFLDPAKQSAITAIVSLHQHGVEVKVLTGDNEIVSRKVCKDVGIAVDKSYIGVDIDNMDDDELKQAVKESHLFAKLNPMQKARIIRVLKEEGETVGFMGDGINDAPALRTADVGISVDTAADITKEASSIILLEKSLTVLEDGVIEGRKVFKNMMKYIMITISSNFGNVFSVLVASAFLPFLPMISIQLLIQNLIYDIAQLAIPWDNVDEDQIMKPVKFDIANLKKFTLFIGPISSIFDILTFVVMWFVIGANTIADQSVFQSGWFLVGLFTQTLVVYVIRTEKIPFFQSMPSPQMMLMSVLALISGVLIILVEPVRNAFDFGLLPGEYWGWFIGITLAYLIFQQIIKQIYIKKYNKWI; via the coding sequence GTGGTGAAAAAAGAAGAAACAAATGTGAATAAAAGTGACGACTTAAAGCATTTGTCAACCTTAACAGATAGAGAATTAATGATGGACCTTAGAACCTCACCAGAAGGATTGAGCTCTGAGGATGCCAAGATGCGCTTAGAAGAGTTTGGAGAGAATAAAGTTGCCGTTCAAAAGCCTAAACCTTGGTATGTGGTTTTTATTAAGTCATTTATGGATCCATTTACTTATGTTTTAGCAGGATTATTAGTTGTTTCAGCCTTAACAAAAGACTATGAAGCTGTTGTTGTTATGGGGCTTATGATTTTAATTAGTGCTATTATTCGCTTTACCCAAGACTACAAAGCTCAAAAAGAATCCATGTCTTTACAAGACTTAGTCAAACACACAAGTGCTGTCAAGCGTGATGGTGAGGTTAAGGAGCGTCCCATGGAAGATATTGTACCAGGGGATATTGTCTATTTGTCTGCAGGAGATATGATTCCAGCAGATAGCGTGTTGATTTGGACAAAGGATTTATTTGTAAATCAGTCTTCTTTAACAGGTGAGTCGATGCCTGTTGAAAAATTAGAAGCGGGTAAAATGAAACAACCAGATGACGATGCTCATTCTGCCATTGATTTACATAACTTAGTTTTTATGGGAACAGATGTCTTAAGTGGTCAAGGTGAAGCCATTATTCTAAAGACAGGCCAAGATACTTTCTTTGGAGACATCGCCAAAAGTGCTAGTATGTCTCGGGAGATGACAAGTTTTGATAAAGATTTAAATCGAATTAGTAAGTTGCTTTTAAAAATGGTTACTATTTTGTTTCCTATTGTCTTTTTAATTAACGGGATATCAAAAGGCGACTGGACTCAAGCTTTCTTCTTCTCCATAGCAGTTGCTGTCGGTTTAACACCTGAGATGTTACCGATGATTGTGACAAGTAACTTAGCAAAAGGTTCCCAATCACTTGCTAAAAAGAAAGTGATTGTTAAAGAATTAAATGCTATTCAAAACTTAGGTTCTATGACAGTATTATGTACAGATAAAACAGGAACTATTACAGAAGATAGAGTCGTTCTAGTTGAGCATGTGAACCCCTTTGGTGATGATAATCAAAAAGTTTTAGATATGGCCTTTTTAAATTCAAATTATCAAACAGGTTGGAAGAATTTAATGGATCATGCGATTATTAACTTTTATGAAACTCATCCTGAAAAAATGAATACACATCATATTGAAAAAATAGATGAAATTCCTTTTGATTTTTCTAGACGCCGATTAACGGTTGCACTGAATGATGATGGGCATCAAATCATGGTAACAAAAGGTGCTGTTGAAGAGATGGCAGAAGTTTGTTCATATGTCGAAATTAATGACGAGATTGTTCCTTTGACAGATGAGTTAATGGAGCAAATGGCACAAGTTAATAAAGAGATGAATGAGCGAGGCATGCGTGTGATTACTGTTGCCTATAAGCGTGATGTTCATTCTGATGCCACTTACACAGTAGCTGATGAGTCTAATATGATCTTAGTTGGTTTTGTAGGATTTTTAGATCCAGCTAAACAATCAGCTATTACAGCAATAGTATCTCTTCACCAACACGGTGTAGAAGTAAAAGTGTTAACAGGAGATAACGAAATTGTATCAAGAAAAGTTTGTAAAGATGTTGGTATTGCTGTTGATAAATCCTACATCGGTGTAGACATTGACAATATGGATGACGATGAGTTAAAACAAGCAGTCAAAGAGTCTCATTTATTTGCTAAATTAAACCCAATGCAAAAAGCTAGAATTATTCGTGTGCTAAAAGAAGAAGGAGAAACAGTTGGGTTTATGGGAGACGGGATTAATGATGCGCCTGCTCTTAGAACAGCAGATGTAGGTATTTCTGTTGATACTGCAGCCGATATTACAAAAGAAGCTAGTTCTATTATCTTACTTGAGAAGAGCTTAACCGTTTTAGAGGACGGAGTTATTGAAGGCCGTAAAGTATTTAAAAACATGATGAAATATATTATGATCACTATTAGTTCAAACTTTGGGAATGTGTTCTCAGTTTTAGTTGCAAGTGCCTTTTTACCATTTTTACCAATGATTTCAATTCAGCTTCTAATTCAAAATTTGATTTATGACATTGCTCAACTAGCTATTCCTTGGGATAACGTGGATGAAGATCAAATTATGAAGCCAGTTAAATTTGATATTGCTAATTTGAAGAAATTTACGCTCTTTATTGGGCCAATTAGTAGTATCTTTGATATTTTAACCTTTGTGGTGATGTGGTTTGTTATTGGAGCAAATACTATAGCTGATCAAAGTGTATTCCAATCAGGATGGTTCTTAGTTGGTTTGTTTACGCAAACATTAGTGGTTTATGTTATTCGAACTGAAAAAATACCGTTCTTCCAAAGTATGCCAAGTCCACAAATGATGTTAATGAGTGTTTTGGCATTAATTTCTGGTGTATTAATTATTTTAGTTGAGCCTGTTAGAAATGCTTTTGATTTTGGGCTATTACCTGGAGAATATTGGGGTTGGTTTATTGGTATTACGTTAGCTTATCTCATATTCCAACAAATCATTAAACAAATTTATATTAAAAAATATAATAAATGGATATAA
- a CDS encoding bifunctional hydroxymethylpyrimidine kinase/phosphomethylpyrimidine kinase — MTYFTLNISHSDNSCQSGIQHGLKTYQAQRVFNLTAITALYNTAVYDNYENPLFIPESKVIIDQIQTVFSGPTPNAVKIGTVLSKESMIAITEFLSAFPSIPIVTEMTVKMNDALFNDWCLSILPIASFVVLPKDQLARLKDIKKHINKEAVIIIISPTDICVDNYNNTTYSHSLDMMSIGDIITASLARGMTSFEQMF, encoded by the coding sequence ATGACTTATTTTACTTTAAATATCTCTCACTCTGATAATTCATGTCAAAGTGGTATTCAACATGGACTTAAAACCTATCAAGCACAACGTGTGTTTAATTTAACTGCTATCACAGCTTTATATAATACAGCAGTCTATGATAATTACGAAAACCCATTATTTATTCCTGAATCAAAGGTCATTATTGATCAAATTCAAACCGTATTTTCTGGCCCCACTCCTAATGCCGTAAAAATCGGAACTGTATTATCCAAAGAAAGTATGATAGCTATCACTGAGTTTTTATCAGCTTTTCCAAGTATTCCGATTGTTACTGAGATGACTGTTAAAATGAATGATGCTTTATTTAATGATTGGTGCCTAAGCATATTACCTATTGCTTCATTTGTTGTATTACCTAAAGACCAACTAGCTCGCCTCAAAGATATAAAAAAGCATATAAACAAAGAAGCCGTGATTATTATAATTAGCCCAACAGATATCTGTGTTGATAATTACAATAATACGACCTACTCACATTCACTAGATATGATGAGTATTGGAGATATCATAACAGCAAGTCTTGCTCGAGGTATGACTAGTTTTGAACAGATGTTTTAA
- a CDS encoding acetyl-CoA C-acetyltransferase, whose protein sequence is MEEVVIVRAKRSPIGSFGGILKSVSAVELGTSIAQSLLESANLEPFQVDEVIVGNVLATGNGQNIARQISIKAGIPETSSAFTVNKVCGSGLKAILLGAQSIMLGENDVVIALGTENMSQAPYVLQDERWGKKMGNSVVIDTILSDGLTDAFSGEHMGVTAENIAEKYQLTRQEQDEFALNSQKKVKHALETNRFKEELIDITITNPRNKEMDIVSLDEYPRPSITIDKLGRLKPAFKIGGTVTAGNASGINDGAAGVMLMSYKKAKELDMEILGHIEAFASAGVDPNYMGLGPVPSIKKVIDKSGLSLTDIDLFELNEAFAAQSIAVIKELDLDEDKVNVNGGAIALGHPIGASGAKVVVSLLHEMQKRKDTYGIASLCIGGGQGISILLKRG, encoded by the coding sequence ATGGAAGAAGTCGTTATTGTTAGAGCCAAAAGAAGTCCTATTGGTAGTTTTGGTGGAATACTTAAAAGTGTCTCGGCTGTGGAACTTGGGACGAGTATCGCTCAATCGTTATTAGAATCAGCTAACTTAGAGCCGTTTCAAGTTGATGAAGTTATTGTAGGCAATGTGTTAGCAACAGGCAATGGTCAAAATATAGCAAGACAAATTAGTATAAAAGCAGGCATTCCAGAGACATCATCTGCTTTTACTGTGAATAAAGTATGTGGATCTGGCTTAAAGGCTATTTTATTGGGAGCTCAGTCGATTATGTTAGGTGAGAATGATGTTGTCATTGCCTTAGGGACAGAGAATATGAGTCAGGCTCCTTACGTGTTACAAGATGAAAGATGGGGCAAGAAAATGGGGAATAGTGTAGTGATTGATACGATTCTCTCAGATGGTTTAACAGATGCTTTTTCAGGAGAGCATATGGGAGTTACTGCTGAAAATATTGCTGAAAAATACCAACTCACTCGTCAAGAACAAGATGAATTTGCTTTAAACAGTCAAAAAAAAGTGAAACATGCTCTTGAAACAAATCGTTTTAAAGAGGAATTAATTGACATAACTATCACTAACCCAAGAAATAAAGAAATGGACATTGTATCGCTAGATGAGTATCCACGTCCTAGTATCACGATAGATAAATTAGGTCGCTTGAAACCAGCATTTAAAATAGGTGGGACAGTCACTGCTGGTAATGCTTCTGGTATTAATGACGGAGCAGCAGGTGTTATGCTAATGTCTTACAAAAAAGCTAAAGAGTTAGATATGGAGATATTAGGTCATATAGAAGCTTTTGCTAGTGCTGGTGTTGATCCGAATTATATGGGGTTAGGACCTGTTCCTTCTATAAAAAAAGTTATAGATAAATCAGGGTTAAGTTTAACTGACATTGATTTATTTGAATTAAATGAAGCCTTTGCTGCTCAGTCGATTGCTGTTATAAAAGAGCTGGATTTAGATGAGGATAAGGTGAATGTTAACGGGGGAGCTATTGCTTTAGGTCATCCTATTGGTGCAAGTGGCGCAAAAGTTGTGGTTTCTTTGCTTCACGAAATGCAAAAGAGAAAAGATACTTATGGTATCGCATCTCTTTGTATCGGTGGTGGACAAGGGATTTCAATATTATTAAAACGAGGTTAA